In Halobacterium sp. CBA1132, a genomic segment contains:
- a CDS encoding exodeoxyribonuclease V subunit beta, with product MTEDPEEIQLTEEQEDALVQGRNVAITAGAGTGKTTTLTERYVTILAENPSLTPENIVTITFTRKAAAELTERVREEVYDRLEAVDSPEAYHRWRNVLDDLEDGYVHTIHAFCTRLLRERAVEAPVPLGFDVLDEDGAATLQREVVTEFLERNQDDDDVELLAQLWSRDQLVDTLAGLLDERPQSESVLEAWRDAEVDDYVDICWEVVCDLDVADARQTLFADGLLEQLRTVAGRVDREGAIADEDGLGVYRTFTEVATTLPANPEESDPRDCQRAILELYEACEKKNGGLYSSSGYVVGDRDDWGEYGDVYDDLKDAIDAVIAAVEPHADAVETTPGELEANSAHYALALMRVFDDVLAAYADEKERRDTLDFPDVIETTLEFLRANDAVTERLREQFAAVMVDEFQDTDPRQWELVKLLTGVDEQAASNVFLVGDEKQSIYGFRGADVTTFGAARAELQAVNEARGVDDVPDSDAESPTALELSGNFRTLDEPLSFLNELFEYLFQPEGDSHEPYEAPPQELTTQRDRVEDIEGLTGSVEYLAVPDDADTAAELFGDDHPVAEGALDHTIEAEAQALAARLTHLFDDPPQVQDPDTGAHRDATPDETAILLRRRTHLDRYQRALEEYDIPYTVVGGVGFYDTPEVQALTNLLRVLGDPQDDVSLYGVLRSPLFGFADDRLAPAVAEADSVWDALAETDDPQLADAFDLLTTWRTLSGCATPSEDGVLPWNRLLSRVIDDTGYLASVSADERGRQAVANVEKFRDQVRTWSENGVHTAAGLLHRIDRQAEIDPREGEADIPGDAEGVRIMTIHSAKGLEFPIVTVPDLGSDLNFGRSVDDHGYVRLVDGTDDAPPVPAVGGPNPGDAFSIEKTAVHEYADRRSRPQERAESKRLLYVACTRTRDHLLLCGTHDIDVDESDTIELGEPAAFDDADRWRDWLQPALLDGALLAEAVRDGQARGEIDGASYTVRRPPRPVDWDTDDDAVDSAPEISVPSPPSLSPAKRIAATTLVNAVADASTDGHSYSQREESAGLSPTTFGTVVHRINELRPPRDEWTTLILRLSRMAGEEPTESDLRDAVDHAADAVEFVDQVEDNSQLQAVYDEYSVVARIGESRIVGDIDRLLVTPDAFHIIDYKTNDLSDSTSAELAEHYRPQMLAYALALLQHDRNRDVRASLRFTDEGIEERFNWVSDQMPEIESELRLMMELIE from the coding sequence ATGACTGAGGACCCCGAGGAGATTCAGCTCACGGAGGAACAGGAGGATGCGCTCGTCCAGGGCCGGAACGTCGCGATCACTGCCGGCGCCGGGACGGGGAAGACGACAACGCTCACCGAGCGGTACGTGACGATACTGGCCGAGAACCCGTCGCTCACGCCGGAGAACATAGTCACGATTACTTTCACGCGAAAGGCTGCTGCCGAACTGACTGAGCGCGTTCGGGAGGAGGTGTACGACAGGCTCGAGGCTGTCGACTCACCAGAGGCCTACCACCGCTGGCGAAACGTTCTCGACGATCTGGAGGACGGCTATGTCCACACCATTCACGCGTTCTGTACCCGGCTCTTGCGAGAACGGGCCGTCGAGGCTCCGGTTCCGCTCGGCTTCGACGTGCTTGACGAAGACGGCGCCGCGACACTCCAACGCGAAGTTGTGACGGAGTTCCTCGAACGCAACCAGGACGATGACGACGTGGAGCTCCTTGCCCAGCTCTGGAGTCGCGACCAGTTGGTCGATACACTCGCTGGATTACTCGATGAACGCCCACAGAGCGAGTCCGTCCTCGAGGCGTGGCGTGACGCCGAGGTCGACGACTACGTCGATATCTGCTGGGAGGTCGTTTGTGATCTCGACGTTGCCGACGCTCGACAGACGCTGTTTGCGGACGGACTCCTTGAGCAGCTACGCACGGTCGCGGGCCGCGTCGACCGTGAGGGCGCTATCGCCGACGAGGACGGCCTTGGGGTCTACCGGACCTTCACCGAGGTCGCGACGACACTCCCTGCCAACCCCGAGGAAAGCGATCCCCGCGACTGTCAGCGGGCAATCCTCGAGCTGTACGAGGCCTGTGAGAAGAAGAACGGCGGCCTGTACAGCAGTTCGGGGTACGTCGTCGGTGACCGGGACGATTGGGGTGAGTACGGTGACGTCTACGACGACCTGAAGGACGCTATCGACGCGGTCATCGCGGCCGTCGAACCGCACGCGGATGCAGTCGAGACGACACCCGGTGAGCTCGAAGCAAACAGCGCCCATTACGCGCTGGCTCTGATGCGGGTCTTCGATGATGTCCTCGCCGCCTACGCCGACGAGAAAGAGCGTCGCGATACGCTCGACTTTCCCGACGTGATCGAGACAACCCTCGAGTTCTTGCGAGCGAACGATGCCGTCACGGAGCGGCTCCGAGAGCAGTTTGCGGCCGTGATGGTCGACGAGTTTCAGGACACGGACCCGCGCCAGTGGGAGCTAGTCAAGCTTCTCACGGGCGTTGACGAGCAGGCGGCGTCGAACGTCTTTCTGGTTGGCGACGAGAAACAGAGTATCTACGGCTTCCGTGGGGCCGACGTGACGACGTTCGGGGCGGCAAGAGCGGAACTCCAGGCCGTTAATGAAGCCCGTGGGGTCGACGATGTCCCGGACAGCGATGCCGAGAGTCCGACCGCGCTCGAACTCTCTGGGAATTTCCGGACGCTGGACGAGCCGTTGTCGTTCCTGAACGAGCTCTTCGAGTACCTGTTCCAGCCGGAGGGTGACAGCCACGAACCCTACGAAGCGCCACCGCAGGAGTTGACCACGCAACGCGACCGTGTCGAGGACATCGAGGGACTGACCGGGAGTGTCGAGTATCTTGCTGTCCCCGACGACGCCGATACGGCAGCGGAGCTCTTCGGCGACGACCATCCGGTCGCCGAAGGTGCGCTGGACCACACCATCGAGGCCGAGGCGCAAGCGCTCGCTGCTCGACTGACCCACCTGTTCGACGATCCGCCGCAAGTCCAAGACCCCGACACGGGTGCTCATCGCGACGCTACGCCGGACGAAACGGCAATCCTCCTCCGCCGGCGAACCCATCTGGATCGGTATCAGCGCGCACTCGAGGAGTACGACATCCCCTACACTGTCGTCGGTGGCGTCGGGTTCTACGATACCCCTGAGGTCCAGGCGCTCACGAACCTGCTTCGAGTACTCGGTGATCCACAGGACGACGTCTCCCTCTACGGGGTGCTTCGGTCGCCGCTGTTCGGATTCGCGGATGATCGCCTCGCACCGGCGGTCGCAGAAGCTGATTCAGTGTGGGACGCGCTCGCCGAGACGGACGATCCACAGCTCGCGGACGCGTTCGACCTCCTCACAACGTGGCGGACTCTCAGCGGCTGTGCGACGCCGTCCGAAGATGGCGTCCTCCCGTGGAACCGCCTGCTGTCCCGAGTGATCGACGACACCGGGTATCTGGCAAGTGTGAGTGCAGATGAACGCGGTCGACAGGCCGTCGCGAACGTCGAGAAGTTCCGCGACCAGGTCCGTACCTGGAGCGAGAACGGTGTTCACACAGCTGCCGGGTTGCTCCACCGGATCGACCGCCAAGCCGAGATCGACCCTCGTGAGGGGGAGGCAGATATTCCCGGTGACGCTGAGGGCGTCCGGATTATGACGATCCATTCCGCGAAGGGACTCGAGTTCCCGATCGTCACCGTCCCCGATCTCGGGAGTGATCTCAACTTCGGTCGGTCCGTCGACGACCATGGCTACGTTCGACTCGTGGATGGAACTGATGACGCGCCGCCGGTCCCGGCGGTCGGCGGGCCGAATCCGGGCGATGCGTTCTCCATCGAGAAGACGGCCGTCCACGAGTACGCCGACCGACGGTCGCGTCCACAGGAGCGGGCAGAGTCAAAACGCCTCCTCTACGTAGCGTGTACACGAACGCGGGATCACCTCCTTCTCTGCGGTACGCACGACATCGACGTCGACGAGTCCGATACAATCGAACTCGGCGAGCCTGCAGCCTTCGACGACGCAGACCGGTGGCGCGACTGGTTACAGCCAGCACTCCTCGACGGAGCACTCCTCGCCGAGGCGGTTCGTGACGGACAGGCCCGTGGTGAGATAGATGGAGCCAGCTATACTGTTCGTAGGCCGCCGCGCCCAGTAGACTGGGACACCGACGACGACGCTGTTGATTCAGCGCCGGAGATCTCGGTTCCTTCACCGCCGTCGTTATCGCCGGCGAAACGGATCGCGGCTACGACCCTCGTGAATGCGGTGGCGGATGCGTCTACGGACGGCCATAGTTACTCTCAACGTGAGGAGTCGGCGGGCCTGAGTCCAACGACGTTTGGGACGGTCGTCCACCGGATCAACGAACTTCGTCCTCCGAGAGACGAGTGGACTACCCTGATTCTCCGTTTGAGTCGGATGGCCGGTGAGGAGCCGACAGAATCAGATCTCCGTGATGCTGTCGATCACGCTGCTGATGCGGTCGAATTTGTGGACCAGGTTGAGGATAATTCCCAGCTTCAAGCGGTCTACGACGAGTATTCTGTTGTCGCTCGCATAGGTGAGTCGCGGATTGTCGGTGATATCGACCGGCTGCTCGTCACGCCAGACGCCTTCCACATTATCGACTACAAGACCAACGACCTCTCAGATTCGACGTCAGCTGAGCTCGCAGAGCACTATCGACCGCAGATGCTCGCGTACGCTCTCGCACTCCTCCAACATGACCGGAATCGTGACGTACGAGCTTCACTCCGGTTTACTGACGAGGGGATAGAGGAACGGTTCAATTGGGTGTCGGATCAGATGCCGGAAATTGAATCTGAACTACGGTTGATGATGGAACTAATCGAATAG
- a CDS encoding PD-(D/E)XK nuclease family protein translates to MVEDRWAASHDPLCLRAETLDTVVREWYEDLRGPVQPLSGQLNRRLAEYALDRTTAETNGALAGEPASAALADSFSSRFSLFDDAGVEDADALVAEFEGSDLDDRIATATVDAYRHYRNLHADYVDEWVCTRGEMFDAVATAEQSLSAFSPELDVVVLSGYHEFRPVERRLIERLVDELPMIALLPLHQDGRSGVDAVAEDALEVYEALDFETVELDPVDESGRAFGTITESLYRPDPDTVPAPDDLQWRELPTPEREIRFVARELRAELADGRDPDDLAVVVPGTEAYSGYVEDTFDTFDILHVTTAASQLNRTFTGSIVHDLLNLAEPEPRAEDLTSLLANPLVNVVDTEQANAVTAAARRRDTVSVSPLLDDVDDQAAALIEELLATLETLRTGDVEDATETLRRLLDDRFDLEGATEDYASGAEQAVEQRAYDLVDEVLSSFESLAAVNSDLSPLALFTRAFDGVPIRVPQRAAGGHVEVMGLLDARMRSFEKVFLVGLTSEHFPVTPERPAFFEEMTDAHPRFDTGDERLRGRYLFATLLANVDELTITTPETGDDESAVVRSPVLDGLQRVTGIEPQDGVDDRVGSREDLQRHVAATADRRAAVSRAGDRGDLSPEQTKRTDRGLYCADNRGTAGLSEHDGVLEPETVAEVYPPLEREPYSASRIERYVECGFKFYADEVLGIEDPDDVEVVPTPLETGSYVHDVLERFFAALQDETEDGVDLTEFDRNDLAIHLREIAVEELRDADFEYDGLFYERWKAELFAGLGDGVSAPHEAGSKPHDAPEQGLFATFLDNELSRDGADRPHLFEAPFGEGLPDSDAGPFTVERPDGSTVSIRGYIDRVDVSQGGEQPTLTLYDYKTGRAPYMTKTTGGTKFQLPIYLLAAAEVVDGDLFEQGSLSATYYQVRPPNDLKVPRGVESKFDSEVELRRFLNDVVPEWLGQIDEAIGNGRFHTTLLSASGANCRYCDYRRACDVRHHRKREFVDEVHKDDAAYVPLRVRDDEDIEAVMSDD, encoded by the coding sequence TTGGTCGAGGACCGTTGGGCCGCGTCGCACGATCCACTCTGCCTTCGCGCTGAGACGCTTGATACGGTCGTTCGTGAGTGGTACGAGGACCTCCGGGGCCCGGTTCAACCCCTCTCTGGGCAGTTGAATCGCCGGCTTGCGGAGTACGCACTTGACAGAACGACAGCCGAAACAAATGGCGCTCTCGCCGGCGAACCGGCCTCAGCTGCCCTCGCGGATTCGTTCAGCAGCCGCTTCTCACTCTTTGATGACGCCGGCGTTGAGGATGCCGACGCACTGGTGGCGGAGTTCGAGGGCTCAGATCTCGATGACCGTATCGCAACAGCCACCGTCGACGCGTACCGACACTACCGGAATCTCCACGCTGACTACGTCGACGAGTGGGTCTGTACCCGGGGAGAAATGTTCGACGCCGTGGCGACGGCGGAGCAGTCACTATCGGCGTTCTCCCCGGAACTGGATGTCGTCGTCCTCTCCGGGTATCACGAGTTCCGTCCCGTCGAACGCCGCCTCATCGAACGCCTCGTCGACGAACTTCCGATGATCGCACTGCTGCCGCTCCACCAAGATGGCCGAAGCGGAGTCGACGCCGTTGCGGAGGACGCCTTGGAGGTCTATGAAGCACTTGACTTTGAGACAGTAGAACTCGATCCCGTCGACGAGTCAGGGCGGGCCTTCGGAACGATCACCGAGTCGCTCTACCGCCCGGACCCGGACACTGTCCCTGCTCCAGACGACCTCCAGTGGCGTGAACTCCCGACGCCCGAGCGCGAGATCCGCTTCGTCGCTCGCGAGCTCCGAGCCGAGTTGGCCGATGGCCGTGACCCCGACGACCTGGCTGTCGTCGTCCCGGGGACCGAGGCCTATTCGGGGTACGTCGAGGACACGTTCGATACGTTCGACATCCTGCACGTCACGACCGCCGCCTCACAGCTGAACCGGACGTTCACCGGGAGCATCGTACACGATCTCCTGAACCTCGCCGAACCCGAGCCCCGTGCTGAGGACCTCACGTCCCTGTTAGCGAATCCATTGGTCAACGTCGTCGATACCGAACAGGCCAACGCCGTCACGGCAGCTGCTCGCCGGCGCGACACGGTTTCTGTATCACCCCTGCTCGATGATGTCGACGACCAGGCGGCGGCACTGATCGAGGAGCTGCTGGCCACGCTGGAGACGCTCCGAACAGGCGACGTTGAGGACGCAACCGAGACGCTCCGACGACTGTTGGATGACCGATTCGACCTGGAGGGGGCGACGGAGGACTACGCCAGTGGCGCCGAGCAAGCCGTCGAACAGCGAGCTTACGACCTCGTAGACGAGGTTCTCTCCTCGTTCGAGTCGCTGGCGGCGGTCAATAGCGATCTCTCCCCGTTAGCACTGTTCACCCGTGCGTTCGATGGTGTGCCGATCCGGGTTCCGCAGCGCGCTGCCGGCGGCCACGTCGAAGTGATGGGGTTGCTCGACGCTCGGATGCGCTCGTTCGAGAAGGTGTTTCTCGTGGGACTGACGAGCGAGCACTTCCCGGTGACGCCGGAACGCCCGGCCTTCTTCGAGGAGATGACCGACGCCCACCCTCGGTTCGACACCGGCGACGAGCGCCTCCGGGGGCGCTACCTCTTCGCGACGCTCCTCGCGAACGTCGATGAACTCACGATCACCACACCAGAAACGGGCGATGACGAGTCCGCCGTCGTCCGGTCGCCGGTCCTCGACGGACTCCAGCGCGTGACCGGCATCGAACCCCAAGACGGGGTCGACGACCGCGTGGGCTCCCGCGAAGACCTCCAGCGCCACGTCGCTGCAACGGCCGACCGGCGTGCGGCAGTCAGCCGCGCCGGCGACCGAGGGGACCTCTCCCCCGAGCAGACCAAGCGCACGGATCGGGGACTCTACTGTGCGGACAACAGGGGAACGGCTGGCCTCTCCGAACACGACGGCGTGTTAGAACCTGAGACCGTCGCTGAGGTCTATCCTCCGTTGGAACGAGAACCCTACAGCGCGAGTCGGATCGAGCGATACGTCGAGTGTGGGTTCAAGTTCTACGCCGACGAAGTGCTCGGAATCGAGGATCCCGACGACGTCGAGGTCGTCCCTACGCCCCTCGAAACCGGGTCGTACGTTCACGATGTCCTCGAACGGTTCTTCGCGGCTCTACAGGACGAAACCGAAGATGGTGTCGACCTCACCGAGTTCGACCGGAACGACCTGGCGATACACCTTCGTGAGATTGCCGTCGAAGAACTCCGGGATGCTGACTTCGAGTACGACGGCCTGTTTTACGAACGGTGGAAGGCGGAGCTGTTCGCGGGTCTGGGTGACGGCGTGAGCGCTCCGCACGAGGCTGGGAGCAAACCCCACGACGCACCGGAACAGGGGTTGTTCGCTACGTTCCTCGACAACGAGCTCTCGCGGGACGGCGCTGACCGCCCACACTTGTTCGAGGCCCCGTTCGGCGAGGGACTTCCCGACTCGGATGCTGGGCCGTTCACAGTTGAGCGACCGGACGGCTCGACTGTCTCGATTCGGGGATACATCGACCGCGTTGACGTGAGCCAGGGTGGCGAACAACCGACGCTCACGCTCTACGACTACAAAACTGGTCGAGCACCGTATATGACGAAGACGACCGGCGGCACGAAGTTCCAACTCCCCATCTATCTGCTCGCTGCCGCCGAGGTCGTCGACGGTGATCTCTTCGAACAGGGCTCGCTCTCGGCGACGTACTATCAGGTGCGACCGCCAAACGACCTCAAGGTTCCACGCGGCGTCGAATCGAAGTTCGATTCAGAGGTCGAACTTCGACGGTTCCTGAACGATGTTGTTCCGGAATGGTTGGGTCAGATCGACGAGGCGATCGGCAACGGACGGTTCCACACGACGCTTCTGTCGGCCAGCGGAGCGAACTGCCGATACTGTGACTACCGTCGGGCCTGCGATGTCCGCCATCACCGCAAGCGGGAGTTCGTCGACGAGGTTCACAAGGACGACGCAGCGTATGTTCCGCTACGTGTTCGCGACGACGAGGACATCGAGGCGGTGATGAGCGATGACTGA
- a CDS encoding helicase-related protein: protein MTNSTQFSPGQRVILNGAPAEVIKTQTVGEIEYLRAYIDGEGAKTVCLDDVEIQPHRSGIEELSNHRIDDLHPDHDAVSAQWFDLHTQATKLKLAHEQGQLLSISNSLVRLEPYQLEAVNWVMQKLRQRALIGDDVGLGKTIEAGLILKELAARNRADRVLFVVPAHLQKKWIRDMDRFFDVDLTVADRAWVEGERRRLGEEANIWNQDQQQLVTSMAFLRQDEFQPALQDAFWDVVVVDEAHKAAKRGDSPSKTANMVDTITGNSDSLLLLSATPHDGKGEAFRSLVEYIDPFLVGENRELSQETVDRVMIRRGKTDIYDEDGERVFPDREVNSVSVSMTHDERQFYRAVTDYVKNVYNRSEKLNEPAVGFAMALMQKRLVSSVGAIHATLRRRLDDLLDEEAETDGLSEEARAYLDGEDLDEDDKQHAEDEVAGLTVTSTDEQLQEEIDTLRDLVSLAEDLPVDSKAQKVRRFISQLLEEQPNEKLLLFTEYRDTLDYLLEFVQDEPWADEILVIHGDVDKEERARIEDEFNHGQSRLLFATDAASEGIDLQHSCHIMANYELPWNPNRLEQRIGRIHRYGQEEEVKVWNFLFDNTRESEIFEMLQTKVEEIRSQLGNTADVLGILDDIDVDSLIMESIENDEPPSATKEELEEMIEERQRTLEEWYERSLVDTSTFDAESRRQIQEVVDESEDVYGSEGDIREFFERAVEAFGGEFEKRGTNLYQAELPDGINAPGQDSTFGPFTFDRDFAMDHEDITYLAPDTDVLQRLMARVLEDERGEVGLKLLPFVDTPGITYNYRVAFEDGIGDVIREETIPVFVDAAQEDAQQALGERVVEGDSVAAKPDVDDLRIVLDAQSDLRTAADRYVSVRVNEIKNHLQEKRHEETDQELENLEEYAQAERERIESFIDEYERKADAGSDMDIAIRGQQERLEQLEERIETRRRELERREQIISLAPEVENYCLTLPL, encoded by the coding sequence ATGACAAACTCTACCCAGTTCTCTCCGGGGCAGCGGGTGATTCTCAATGGAGCGCCGGCTGAAGTCATCAAAACCCAAACGGTCGGAGAGATCGAGTACCTAAGAGCATACATCGACGGCGAGGGCGCTAAGACGGTCTGTCTCGACGATGTCGAGATTCAACCCCATCGATCTGGAATCGAGGAGCTGTCCAACCACCGAATCGATGATCTTCATCCAGACCACGACGCGGTCTCGGCGCAGTGGTTCGACCTCCACACACAGGCGACGAAACTCAAGCTCGCCCACGAACAGGGGCAACTCCTGAGCATCTCGAACTCGCTCGTTCGACTGGAGCCCTACCAGCTCGAAGCCGTGAATTGGGTGATGCAGAAGCTCCGGCAGCGGGCGCTTATCGGCGACGACGTCGGCCTCGGGAAAACGATAGAGGCCGGACTCATCCTCAAGGAACTCGCCGCCCGGAATCGCGCCGACCGCGTCCTATTCGTCGTTCCCGCTCATCTCCAGAAAAAGTGGATTCGGGATATGGATCGCTTCTTCGACGTCGATCTCACCGTCGCAGACCGGGCATGGGTCGAAGGTGAGCGCCGACGGCTCGGGGAAGAGGCCAACATCTGGAACCAAGACCAGCAACAGCTCGTCACCAGCATGGCGTTCCTGCGACAGGACGAGTTCCAGCCCGCACTCCAGGACGCGTTCTGGGACGTCGTCGTGGTCGACGAGGCACACAAGGCCGCAAAGCGGGGCGACTCGCCCAGCAAGACGGCAAACATGGTTGATACCATCACGGGGAACTCCGACTCGCTGCTGCTTCTCAGCGCGACGCCGCACGACGGGAAGGGCGAAGCATTCCGCTCACTGGTCGAGTATATCGACCCGTTCCTCGTCGGCGAGAACCGGGAACTCTCTCAGGAGACAGTCGACCGCGTAATGATTCGTCGCGGGAAGACCGACATCTACGACGAAGATGGTGAACGCGTCTTCCCAGACCGGGAGGTCAACTCGGTCTCGGTCTCGATGACGCACGACGAGCGGCAGTTCTACCGGGCGGTCACCGACTACGTCAAAAACGTCTACAATCGCTCGGAGAAGCTGAACGAACCCGCGGTCGGGTTCGCGATGGCGCTCATGCAGAAACGGCTGGTGAGCAGCGTCGGCGCGATTCACGCGACACTCCGTCGACGACTGGACGATCTCCTTGACGAGGAGGCGGAAACGGATGGTCTTTCCGAGGAAGCGCGGGCCTACCTCGACGGCGAGGATTTAGACGAGGACGACAAGCAACACGCGGAAGACGAGGTCGCCGGCCTGACTGTCACCAGCACTGACGAACAGCTCCAAGAGGAGATCGATACCCTCCGCGATCTCGTCTCGCTGGCGGAGGATTTGCCGGTCGACTCCAAGGCCCAGAAGGTCAGGCGGTTCATCTCCCAACTCCTCGAGGAGCAACCGAACGAGAAACTCCTGCTATTCACGGAGTACCGAGATACGCTCGACTACCTCCTCGAATTCGTACAGGATGAGCCGTGGGCTGACGAGATTCTCGTGATTCACGGGGACGTGGATAAGGAGGAACGAGCGCGGATCGAAGACGAGTTCAATCACGGCCAGTCGCGGCTCCTGTTCGCGACCGACGCAGCGAGTGAGGGGATCGACCTCCAGCACAGCTGCCACATCATGGCCAACTACGAGCTTCCGTGGAACCCGAATCGGCTCGAGCAGCGGATCGGGCGCATCCACCGCTACGGGCAGGAGGAGGAGGTCAAGGTCTGGAACTTCCTCTTCGACAACACTCGCGAGAGCGAGATCTTCGAAATGCTGCAAACCAAGGTCGAGGAGATTCGCTCCCAACTCGGGAACACGGCAGACGTGCTGGGCATCCTCGACGACATCGACGTGGACTCGCTCATCATGGAGTCCATCGAGAACGACGAACCGCCGAGTGCGACCAAAGAGGAACTGGAGGAGATGATCGAGGAGCGTCAGCGAACGCTCGAGGAGTGGTACGAGCGAAGCCTCGTCGATACGAGCACGTTCGATGCCGAGAGTCGCCGGCAGATTCAGGAGGTCGTCGACGAGTCAGAGGATGTCTACGGGAGCGAGGGCGACATTCGCGAGTTCTTCGAGCGAGCAGTCGAAGCCTTCGGAGGCGAATTCGAGAAGCGCGGCACCAATCTCTATCAGGCTGAGTTGCCGGACGGGATTAATGCGCCCGGCCAAGATTCGACGTTCGGCCCATTCACGTTCGACCGCGACTTCGCGATGGATCACGAGGACATCACCTACCTCGCCCCCGACACGGACGTCCTGCAACGGCTCATGGCACGCGTGTTGGAGGACGAGCGCGGTGAGGTCGGACTCAAACTGCTTCCGTTCGTCGATACGCCGGGTATCACCTACAACTATCGCGTGGCGTTCGAGGACGGCATCGGCGACGTGATTCGCGAGGAGACCATTCCCGTCTTCGTGGATGCTGCGCAAGAGGACGCTCAGCAGGCGCTCGGTGAACGTGTTGTCGAGGGTGACTCGGTAGCAGCAAAGCCCGACGTCGACGACCTTCGGATAGTTCTCGACGCTCAATCCGATTTACGGACCGCTGCCGATCGGTATGTGAGCGTGCGGGTCAACGAGATCAAGAACCATCTTCAGGAGAAGCGCCACGAGGAGACCGATCAAGAGCTGGAGAACCTTGAGGAGTACGCACAGGCGGAACGAGAACGGATCGAGTCCTTCATCGACGAGTACGAGCGTAAAGCCGACGCCGGATCGGATATGGACATCGCGATCAGAGGCCAACAGGAGCGTCTTGAACAGCTCGAAGAGCGAATTGAGACACGTCGCCGTGAATTAGAGCGTCGAGAACAGATCATCTCACTGGCGCCCGAGGTTGAGAACTACTGTTTAACTCTCCCATTATGA